Proteins from one Penicillium digitatum chromosome 2, complete sequence genomic window:
- a CDS encoding Nucleic acid-binding, OB-fold, translating into MAKVNNENLVFYPAFCFKASPTHFTWVKMGAADVHRLRKSSDFVGQNIFFYNNHPIQFVSLVGIIVARTDIPRRTILTLDDSSGATIDIAVLKQTSPEPSSTIQISQTNSQEEAAWSSFSLTAPTATSLTHETHLTSKDHDEIDISALQPGTLVRVKGTLSTFRWQMQLHLERFWLVRDTNAEMQFLDTRLRFLIEVLSVPWVLTEKEIETLRGDAERCDERALEDRRRAERIARKRIEREERHARAIVRRYEKEEYERERELIKIREDGERVMRKFGFGDAE; encoded by the exons ATGGCAAAGGTCAACAATGAGAACCTCGTATTCTATCCCGCGTTCTGCTTCAAGGCGTCACCAACGCACTTTACCTGGGTGAAAATGGGCGCGGCCGATGTGCACCGTCTCCGAAAATCAAGTGACTTTGTGG GACAAAACATCTTCTTCTACAACAACCATCCGATCCAATTCGTCAGCCTAGTAGGCATCATAGTGGCGCGAACTGATATCCCACGACGCACAATCCTAACACTAGACGACAGCAGCGGTGCAACAATCGACATTGCAGTACTTAAACAGACCTCACCAGAACCCAGCAGTACTATCCAAATATCCCAAACCAATAGCCAAGAAGAGGCAGCATGGTCTTCATTCTCCCTCACAGCGCCAACAGCCACCAGTCTCACCCACGAAACACACTTAACCTCCAAAGACCACGATGAGATAGACATCTCAGCTCTGCAACCAGGGACACTAGTCCGTGTAAAGGGGACACTGTCAACCTTCCGCTGGCAGATGCAGTTACATCTCGAACGATTCTGGCTCGTGCGCGATACGAACGCCGAAATGCAGTTTTTGGATACCCGGCTGCGGTTTCTAATTGAGGTGTTGTCTGTGCCGTGGGTGCTGACTGAAAAGGAGATTGAAACTCTGCGTGGTGATGCTGAGAGGTGTGATGAGCGTGCGTTGGAAGATAGGAGGCGTGCGGAGAGGATTGCAAGGAAGAGGATTGAGCGGGAGGAGAGGCATGCCAGAGCTATTGTACGTCGATATGAAAAGGAGGAGTAtgagagggagagggagcTTATTAAAATTAGAGAGGATGGGGAGAGGGTTATGAGGAAATTTGGGTTTGGGGATGCAGAGTGA
- a CDS encoding Reverse transcriptase, putative codes for MLAKAGVSLQALRGLTGSTWGASLSAMRAIYQAVMIPQMLFGAAAWHSPLTSTLRERSYVKQFANIQSRAACLMSGAFKTTAREALDIELHLLPMQQQLDRLVQLAAIRIRTGPAYAVPKTMLVERGHMQKQRGGYTPMEAQTWKKGGCLTTPLGPLASTWESRKAYIQAPWTKPPRVYIEERERAINTHKRTTEQLYAPARLYTDGSGYQGGIGAAVYPAYPYRRNEARLCNMGTDDDATVYAAELRAIEMALEVIKERFNDDNEWRDCLAKSGVVIFTDNQATLRAIQNPRMPSGQVYLEGCLRLLEWCNDKIQVELRWVPAHEGIPGNEAADMYAKEAATTTETNIHDTNANANTNANTNDNTNVNTNVNHNRSIRLAAAASKSVKRESTIAWEKAWTKGGSKRTARRTRRMIEVPSKSNLTYWKGLRKATTSVLIQLRTGIIGLAEYLSKIKRSDSPRCQCDLGNQSVKHVLLECPLLKELRSEMVEELFMEGVSTTLGEQAMLTEVKAAPIVAKFMIASGLLGQFQSVDSVAMGKEQGEEDSKPKPTQDTANVGETGNTSQWPGARSAEVTSHQRTWRTTHAADEDEEAWRHDPNLFVFDLPE; via the coding sequence atgcttgctaaggccggcgtcagtttacaagcactaagaggactgactggctccacatggggagcatctctctccgctatgcgtgctatctaccaagcagtgatgatcccacagatgctcttcggagcagctgcctggcactcaccgctgaccagcacactaagagaacgaagctacgtgaaacaatttgcaaacatccagtcaagggcagcctgtttaatgagcggtgccttcaaaacaactgctagggaggcactggatattgaactgcatttgctacctatgcagcagcagcttgaccggctagtccagttggctgctattcgtatacgtacaggcccggcatacgcagtgccgaaaacaatgctagtggagagaggacacatgcaaaagcaaaggggggggtatacaccgatggaggcccaaacctggaagaagggtggctgcctcactacacccttggggccattggcgagtacttgggagagcaggaaggcatacatccaggcaccatggaccaagccaccaagggtatacattgaggagagagagcgagcaataaacacacacaagcgaaccaccgaacaactctatgcaccagcaaggctctataccgatgggagcgggtatcaaggcggcattggggccgcagtgtacccggcatacccatacaggcggaatgaagccaggctgtgtaatatggggaccgacgacgacgccactgtgtacgctgccgagctacgtgctatcgagatggcattggaagtcatcaaagaaaggttcaatgatgacaacgaatggcgggactgtctggctaagagtggagtggtcatctttacagataaccaggcgacgctcagagccatccaaaacccacgaatgccatctggccaggtatatcttgaaggatgtctccggctgttggaatggtgcaatgataaaatccaggtggaactacgctgggtccccgcacatgaaggcattccggggaatgaggctgcagacatgtatgcaaaagaagcagctaccaccaccgagaccaacattcatgataccaatgccaatgccaacaccaatgccaacaccaatgacaacaccaatgtcaacaccaatgtcaaccacaaccgatctatccggcttgccgccgcagcgagcaagagtgtgaagcgagaatcgacgatcgcgtgggagaaggcatggacaaagggaggatcaaagaggacagcgaggaggacgaggaggatgatcgaggtgccaagcaagtcaaatttgacttattggaagggcctgcggaaagcgacaacatcagttttgatccaactccgcacaggtatcatcggacttgctgaatatctgtccaaaatcaagcgaagcgactcaccgcgctgtcaatgtgacctgggaaaccagagtgtgaagcatgtcttgctggagtgcccgcttctgaaggaactgcggtcggagatggtggaggaattgtttatggagggggtgtcgacaacgcttggagaacaagcaatgttgacagaagtgaaggcagcgccgatcgtggcgaagttcatgatcgcatcgggactcttgggacagtttcagtcagtggactcggtcgccatgggtaaggagcagggggaggaggattcaaaaccgaaaccaacccaagacactgcgaatgttggagaaacagggaacacatcacagtggccgggcgccaggtccgccgaggtcacctcacaccaacgcacatggagaacaacgcacgctgccgatgaagacgaagaagcatggcgccatgacccgaacctattcgtgttcgacctgccggagtga
- a CDS encoding DRAP deaminase, putative: MTTNTSPHIPYIKQCLALAEQSPPRPTNFRVGAVLLSRKDNDPTFTDDRILSTGYTMELAGNTHAEQCCFANYAAVHKIPDSQVGEVLPIEPGRKLIMYVTMEPCGKRLSGNAPCVQRITQTTEGGREGIHKVYFGVKEPNKFVGESEGCRMLTQAGIEWEHVGGLEKEILTVAFTGHENAQEEVRAALGEKETIIDDVSAEERKRQETMPRNPMKRMMEGDQHIYL; this comes from the coding sequence ATGACGACAAACACCTCTCCTCACATACCCTACATAAAACAATGCCTCGCCCTGGCGGAACAATCTCCCCCGAGACCCACCAACTTCCGAGTCGGCGCAGTTCTGCTATCCCGAAAAGACAACGATCCCACCTTCACAGACGACCGGATCCTCTCGACAGGGTACACAATGGAGCTAGCAGGTAACACACACGCAGAGCAATGCTGCTTCGCCAACTACGCCGCAGTGCACAAGATACCCGATTCTCAAGTGGGGGAAGTCCTCCCCATTGAGCCCGGCCGCAAGCTCATCATGTACGTGACAATGGAACCGTGCGGGAAGCGGCTGTCTGGGAATGCGCCGTGTGTGCAGCGCATCACGCAGACGACAGAAGGTGGGCGAGAGGGGATCCATAAGGTTTATTTTGGCGTTAAGGAGCCTAACAAATTCGTCGGCGAGTCTGAGGGGTGTCGGATGTTAACTCAGGCGGGCATTGAGTGGGAGCATGTCGGTGGGTTGGAGAAGGAGATCTTGACAGTTGCTTTTACGGGGCATGAGAATGCGCAGGAGGAGGTTAGAGCTGCATTGGGGGAGAAAGAGACTATCATTGATGATGTCAGTGCtgaggagagaaagaggcAGGAGACGATGCCGAGGAAtccgatgaagaggatgatggagGGGGATCAGCATATCTATCTATAG
- a CDS encoding Reverse transcriptase, putative — protein sequence MAVAGGGRKPNSPPETEFSKAPPKKPRNHFSTMEELAQSAREVLNTMENDGRGEIYIINFVKSVEQYALNSLKGDKPQVQVMEKVQQALNRLDQRMDSIEKATTAIKATATTPSTQTSNSNDSAAFWARLQKWGQGTGSGPPPSLPTSNGSSSIGVSPAELREDREIIVKIRDSDTRETLRRRTPREIVEQAERTREQAARRKASAPLGGGCHFLAAKVLPSGDVKMTANSASGAELLRKHADGWLKSFGPAAHVRKPTWGVVARGIDTKTMLLTQESMAGMAKELVRQNSHSWGDTQVEILHLGWLVKPGKRREGSIIIEFTDPVVANQAITQGTLWQHQVHQTTRFCREGRSKLCLKCQKPGHVHSQCLNEYQCGHCAKQHPTWECAKQGDVEVKCANCGGGHRPTSDACEVRTAAKEGARLALANSPLFHRVPLHFRQRETTKGSTTTSQSQQGLDTPIHAPQQTAQRTTIYRAAPTSNRTVIASHPTENAPHPTENASHPTKEIRRMYTKVGVEKPQRRKEPSHVMRTRSRTSEDDDLPIIPEELAETASAVSQSARSLRSQNQETMQFMTDPEKQLQTSYKKRRMTAPADDMAEDYVMDEQPRTTRRYQLVRHKVAEIDEDAEEEFHDASEHSDDPGTDTNNTTTSQ from the coding sequence atggctgtcgccggtggtggaagaaaaccaaattcgccccctgaaacagagttttcaaaggcaccccccaagaaaccacggaaccactttagtaccatggaggagctcgctcagagtgctagagaggtgctgaacacaatggaaaatgacggaagaggtgagatatatattatcaactttgtgaaatccgtcgagcaatacgcactgaactccctgaagggggacaaaccgcaggttcaggtcatggaaaaggtgcaacaggcactcaaccgactcgaccagcgtatggatagcatcgaaaaagctacgacggcgatcaaagcaacagcaacgacaccgtccacacaaacaagcaattcgaacgactcggcagccttctgggcacggctccagaaatggggacaagggaccggctccggcccccccccatctctcccgacaagcaatggatcatcctcgatcggagtttcgccagctgagctccgcgaagatcgagagattatcgtcaagattcgtgacagcgacacccgcgaaaccctccgccggcggacaccaagggagatcgtcgagcaggctgagaggacacgggagcaagccgcccggaggaaagccagtgccccccttggtggtggctgccacttcttagcggcgaaggttctcccctctggggatgtgaagatgacggcgaatagcgcttccggtgcggagttgctacgaaagcatgctgacggctggttgaaatcattcggcccagcagcacatgttaggaagccgacatggggggtagtagcgcgcggtatcgatacgaagacgatgctgttgacacaggagtcgatggcggggatggcgaaggagctggtacgccaaaacagccactcatggggtgatacccaggttgaaatcctccaccttggctggctagtaaaacctggcaagcgtcgtgaaggctctatcatcattgaattcaccgacccggtggttgcaaaccaggcgatcacgcagggtacgctctggcagcaccaagtgcaccagactacccgcttctgccgagaaggccgttcgaaattatgcctgaaatgtcagaaaccaggacatgtacactcacagtgtctaaacgaataccagtgcggccactgtgcgaagcaacacccgacctgggagtgtgctaagcaaggggacgtcgaagtgaaatgcgccaattgtggcggaggccataggccaacgagcgacgcatgcgaagtaagaacagcagcgaaagaaggggcaagactagcactggctaacagccctctattccatcgtgtgccactccacttccggcaaagggagactacgaagggtagtaccactacctcccagtcccaacagggactcgataccccaatccacgcgccgcagcaaactgcacagcgcacgacgatatatcgggcagcacctacatcgaatcggacggtgatcgcatcgcatccgacagagaacgcacctcatccgacagagaacgcatcgcatccgacaaaagaaattcggaggatgtatacaaaggttggggtggagaagccccaacgaagaaaggagcccagccatgtgatgcgaactagatcgagaacgtcggaggatgacgatctacctatcataccagaggagctcgctgaaactgcctcagcagtaagccagtcggctcgctctttgaggtcacagaaccaagagactatgcagttcatgacagatccggagaaacagctccagacgtcatataagaagaggaggatgacagcaccagctgatgatatggcggaggactacgttatggatgaacaaccccgaacgactcggcgataccaactggtacgacacaaagttgctgaaatcgacgaagatgcggaagaggagttccatgatgcgtcggagcacagtgatgatccaggaacagacaccaacaacaccaccacatctcaatga